A stretch of Dietzia lutea DNA encodes these proteins:
- a CDS encoding Na+/H+ antiporter subunit E has product MRGLLFRTWHTLVLVGFVLWRLTADSVKLVAALVNPRHRFAPYLVEVPLRCRTDRSVAVLASLVALSSPRQVSVGVETEPRRMLVYMLDAADAATVRRDAARLETLFLRAIGSPARVEEPPEVTE; this is encoded by the coding sequence ATGAGGGGCCTTCTCTTCCGCACGTGGCACACGCTCGTGCTCGTCGGTTTCGTGCTGTGGCGATTGACGGCGGACTCCGTCAAGTTGGTGGCGGCCCTGGTGAACCCGCGGCACCGGTTCGCCCCGTACCTGGTGGAGGTACCGCTGCGGTGTCGAACGGATCGGTCCGTCGCCGTGCTGGCGAGCCTGGTCGCGCTGTCCTCCCCGCGGCAGGTCAGCGTGGGTGTGGAGACCGAGCCGCGACGGATGCTGGTGTACATGCTGGATGCCGCCGACGCCGCCACGGTGCGTCGGGACGCGGCCCGGCTGGAGACGCTGTTCCTGCGGGCGATCGGATCACCCGCTCGTGTCGAGGAACCACCGGAGGTGACGGAGTAA
- a CDS encoding monovalent cation/H+ antiporter complex subunit F, producing MELAVLVVLTIVLVLAVVRLLLVRDIGSQAMILEFGFMTFIALLVTLGSALRTGVLFDLLLVASVVGFLFTIGLARLQTRGRR from the coding sequence ATGGAACTGGCCGTGTTGGTGGTGCTGACGATCGTGCTGGTGCTGGCTGTCGTGCGGCTCCTGCTCGTCCGGGACATCGGCTCGCAGGCGATGATTCTCGAGTTCGGCTTCATGACGTTCATCGCGCTGCTCGTGACCCTGGGCAGTGCGCTACGTACCGGCGTTCTGTTCGACCTTCTGCTGGTCGCCTCCGTGGTCGGCTTCCTGTTCACGATCGGCCTGGCGCGTCTGCAGACGAGGGGGCGACGGTGA
- a CDS encoding NADP-dependent oxidoreductase, with amino-acid sequence MTNEATMRAVQQQTLGEPDVLAVVDLPRPTPRTNEVLIRVEAASVNPTDWKHRATGGFIGEPPFVLGWDLSGVVEEVGIGVARFSPGDEVFGMLSYPFGHGAHAEYVTAPAAWFAPKPASLDHVQAAALPLVSLTAWQALVENADIQPGQRVVIHAAAGGVGHVAVQIAKARGAHVIGTASSEKHDFLREIGVDEPIDYREVDIAEAVSDVDAVLDTIGGDTSLASLRTLRPGGIVVSILPVGSDDLYREAEQLGVRAVRMLVDASRHDLVSITDLVEQGSLRATTSEVFPLEQAAEAHRRGETGRTTGKMVLTTA; translated from the coding sequence ATGACCAACGAAGCCACCATGCGTGCCGTGCAGCAGCAGACTCTCGGTGAGCCGGACGTCCTCGCCGTCGTCGACCTCCCCCGCCCCACGCCGCGGACCAACGAGGTCCTCATCCGCGTCGAGGCCGCCAGCGTCAACCCCACCGACTGGAAGCACCGCGCCACCGGCGGGTTCATCGGCGAGCCGCCGTTCGTCCTCGGCTGGGACCTCTCGGGAGTGGTCGAGGAGGTCGGGATCGGCGTCGCGCGGTTCTCCCCCGGCGACGAGGTGTTCGGCATGCTCTCGTACCCGTTCGGCCACGGCGCCCACGCCGAGTACGTCACCGCCCCCGCCGCCTGGTTCGCACCCAAGCCGGCCTCGCTCGACCACGTGCAGGCCGCCGCACTCCCGCTGGTGTCGCTCACCGCGTGGCAGGCGCTCGTCGAGAACGCCGATATCCAGCCGGGTCAGCGTGTGGTGATCCACGCGGCCGCCGGCGGCGTCGGGCACGTGGCCGTGCAGATCGCCAAGGCCCGCGGCGCTCACGTCATCGGCACCGCCAGCTCGGAGAAACACGACTTCCTGCGGGAGATCGGCGTGGACGAGCCGATCGACTACCGCGAGGTGGACATCGCGGAGGCCGTCTCGGACGTCGACGCCGTGCTCGACACCATCGGCGGCGACACCTCGCTGGCGTCGCTGCGCACGTTACGGCCCGGCGGGATCGTCGTGTCGATCCTGCCCGTCGGCTCGGACGACCTCTACCGCGAGGCCGAGCAGCTCGGGGTGCGGGCGGTCCGGATGCTGGTCGACGCCTCGCGCCACGACCTCGTCTCGATCACCGACCTCGTCGAGCAGGGATCGCTGCGGGCGACGACCTCGGAGGTCTTCCCGCTCGAACAGGCCGCCGAGGCGCACCGTCGGGGTGAGACGGGCCGCACCACAGGGAAGATGGTGCTCACCACCGCCTGA
- a CDS encoding monovalent cation/H+ antiporter subunit D family protein has product MTGILLPLVVVAPMLSGVTGVLVRDRRIVSAWLLLVTSVLMLVVGIGLTAAVARQGVIVHEVGLWPAGIAIPLVADMFSSLMITTSALVILMCAVFAVASGESARPMFAPFLLILSAGTYGALLTGDIFNLFVFIEVMLMPSYALLAMFEPQREPAAGRLFLITNLLASMLLLCGVALVYGSAETTNLGVLAGAARESPDVAIGAGVILVALSLKASVVPMHGWLAQTYPFTSPAITAVFSGLHTKVAIYAIYRIYAVVFDGDERFLTLLLVVMTATMVIGVLAALGQNRGRSILSFHMVSQIGYILLGVALFGELGLAAGIFYMIHNIVVKTSLFLTVGAVETRYGTDDIRLVTGLARTESAAAIAFVVAALSLAGLPPSSGFVAKFLIVSAAVEEHRYLVAGIAVAVSLFTLLSMMKIWNGMFWRSERHEPEGEKNEPVRVETRISGALVAPGLTLALVTIGLGLGAQFLLSLSGTAASGLVDTGAYVGAVTGR; this is encoded by the coding sequence ATGACCGGCATCCTGCTCCCGCTGGTCGTCGTCGCGCCGATGCTCAGCGGAGTCACCGGAGTCCTCGTCCGGGACCGACGCATCGTGTCGGCGTGGCTGCTCCTGGTCACCTCGGTGCTCATGCTGGTGGTCGGCATCGGACTGACCGCCGCGGTGGCGCGGCAGGGTGTCATCGTCCATGAGGTCGGCTTGTGGCCGGCGGGCATCGCCATCCCGCTGGTCGCGGACATGTTCAGCTCCCTGATGATCACCACGTCGGCGCTCGTCATCCTGATGTGTGCCGTCTTCGCGGTCGCCTCGGGGGAGAGCGCGCGGCCCATGTTCGCGCCGTTCCTGCTGATCCTGTCCGCCGGCACCTACGGCGCCCTCCTCACGGGGGACATCTTCAACCTGTTCGTCTTCATCGAGGTCATGCTCATGCCCTCGTACGCACTGCTCGCGATGTTCGAGCCACAGCGCGAACCAGCGGCCGGACGACTGTTCCTGATCACCAACCTGCTCGCGTCCATGCTGCTGCTGTGCGGGGTGGCGCTGGTGTACGGATCTGCGGAAACCACGAATCTGGGCGTCCTCGCCGGCGCTGCCCGAGAATCCCCGGACGTCGCGATCGGGGCCGGGGTGATCCTGGTGGCTCTGTCGCTGAAGGCGTCGGTGGTGCCGATGCACGGGTGGCTCGCGCAGACCTACCCGTTCACCTCTCCGGCGATCACCGCGGTGTTCTCCGGACTGCACACGAAGGTCGCGATCTACGCCATCTATCGGATCTACGCCGTGGTGTTCGACGGCGACGAGCGCTTTCTCACGCTCCTCCTCGTGGTCATGACGGCGACCATGGTGATCGGCGTGCTCGCCGCCCTCGGGCAGAACCGCGGGCGCTCGATCCTGTCCTTCCACATGGTCAGCCAGATCGGGTACATCCTGCTCGGGGTTGCTCTGTTCGGCGAGTTGGGGCTGGCCGCCGGGATCTTCTACATGATCCACAACATCGTGGTGAAGACCTCGCTGTTCCTCACCGTCGGAGCGGTCGAGACCCGGTACGGAACGGACGACATCCGGCTCGTCACCGGTCTGGCCCGAACAGAGTCGGCGGCCGCTATCGCCTTCGTCGTGGCGGCGTTGTCGCTGGCCGGACTGCCACCGTCCTCCGGGTTCGTGGCCAAGTTCCTCATCGTCAGCGCCGCCGTGGAGGAGCACCGGTATCTGGTCGCGGGCATCGCCGTGGCGGTCAGCCTCTTCACCCTGCTGTCCATGATGAAGATATGGAACGGCATGTTCTGGCGCTCGGAACGGCACGAGCCCGAGGGGGAGAAGAACGAACCGGTGCGCGTCGAGACCCGTATCAGCGGTGCGCTGGTGGCCCCGGGGCTGACTCTCGCCCTGGTGACCATCGGCCTCGGCCTGGGTGCGCAGTTCCTGCTGTCCCTGAGTGGCACAGCGGCGAGCGGGCTCGTGGACACCGGTGCGTACGTCGGGGCGGTGACGGGTCGATGA
- a CDS encoding SDR family NAD(P)-dependent oxidoreductase, whose product MSTEHSAARDRLSALPAETRVAVVTGASSGIGEATARELARMGFHVVIGARRVERLQALADEIGGTAMPLDVTDADSCEAFCAAVPRLHVLVNNAGGAKGTTSVMDADEDQWRWMWETNVLGTLRMVRGLMPVLVETGDGLVVTITSIAAFESYDNGSGYTSAKHAQAVLHRTLRGEHLGQPVRFTEIAPGMVETEFSRVRFDGDDDKAAAVYRGLTPMVAQDVAEIVGFVASRPSHVNLDQIVVKPRDQHSATRAHRS is encoded by the coding sequence ATGAGCACCGAGCACTCCGCCGCCCGAGACCGCCTGTCCGCCCTGCCCGCCGAGACCCGCGTCGCCGTGGTGACCGGGGCGTCGTCCGGGATCGGGGAGGCGACCGCGCGCGAGCTGGCGCGGATGGGCTTCCACGTGGTGATCGGCGCGCGGCGCGTCGAGCGGCTGCAGGCGCTGGCGGACGAGATCGGGGGCACGGCCATGCCGCTCGACGTGACCGACGCCGACTCGTGCGAGGCGTTCTGCGCGGCCGTCCCCCGGCTGCACGTGCTGGTCAACAACGCCGGCGGCGCCAAGGGCACGACCAGCGTGATGGACGCCGACGAGGACCAGTGGCGCTGGATGTGGGAGACCAACGTCCTCGGCACGCTGCGCATGGTGCGCGGGCTCATGCCGGTGCTGGTCGAGACGGGCGACGGGCTGGTCGTCACCATCACCTCGATCGCCGCGTTCGAGTCCTACGACAACGGCTCCGGCTACACGTCCGCCAAGCACGCGCAGGCCGTCCTGCACCGCACCCTCCGCGGTGAGCACCTCGGCCAGCCGGTGCGGTTCACCGAGATCGCGCCCGGCATGGTCGAGACCGAGTTCTCGCGCGTGCGGTTCGACGGCGACGACGACAAGGCGGCCGCCGTCTACCGTGGGCTGACCCCGATGGTCGCGCAGGACGTGGCGGAGATCGTCGGCTTCGTGGCCAGCAGGCCCTCGCACGTCAACCTGGATCAGATCGTGGTGAAGCCCCGCGATCAGCACTCCGCGACGCGCGCGCACCGGAGCTGA
- a CDS encoding UDP-N-acetylmuramate dehydrogenase, with amino-acid sequence MAGVTATTGARLADLTTLRIGGRPRALLECATAEAVVAAVRALDAAEIPVLVLGGGSNLVVAGGDLDLVVVAVRNREVEYLTGADDDRLVVRSGAGLAWDDLVADTVGRGCGGLECLSGIPGSVGATPVQNVGAYGVEVAQILHRVRWYDRATGVDEWVTPEALGLAYRTSVLKNTDRAVVLEVEFRLDPAGRSEPIRYAELAGRLGVAPGERTDPSVVRRTVLELRCGKGMVLDDDDEDTWSAGSFFTNPVIREDELPTVRSRVAARLGSAPAEQMPAFSTPGGIKLSAGWLIERAGFGKGHPSSSSPARLSTKHTLALTNRGAATSDDIIALAREVRDGVREAFGVELHPEPVWVGCHI; translated from the coding sequence ATCGCCGGCGTCACCGCGACCACCGGCGCCCGGCTGGCCGACCTGACGACCCTGCGCATCGGCGGCCGCCCGCGTGCCCTGCTCGAGTGCGCGACGGCGGAGGCGGTGGTCGCGGCCGTGCGCGCCCTCGACGCCGCCGAGATCCCGGTGCTGGTGTTGGGCGGCGGGTCCAACCTCGTGGTCGCCGGTGGTGACCTCGACCTGGTGGTGGTGGCCGTGCGCAACCGGGAGGTCGAGTACCTCACCGGCGCCGACGATGACCGCCTCGTCGTGCGCTCCGGCGCCGGCCTGGCGTGGGACGACCTCGTCGCCGACACCGTCGGGCGCGGGTGCGGCGGCCTGGAGTGCCTGTCCGGGATCCCCGGGTCCGTCGGCGCGACACCCGTGCAGAACGTCGGCGCGTACGGCGTGGAGGTCGCCCAGATCCTGCACCGCGTGCGGTGGTACGACCGCGCGACCGGCGTCGACGAGTGGGTCACCCCGGAGGCCCTGGGGCTCGCCTACCGCACGTCGGTGCTCAAGAACACCGACCGCGCCGTGGTGCTCGAGGTGGAGTTCCGGCTCGACCCCGCGGGGCGCAGCGAGCCGATCCGGTACGCCGAGCTCGCCGGCCGCCTCGGCGTGGCGCCGGGCGAGCGAACCGACCCGTCCGTCGTGCGGCGTACCGTGCTGGAGCTGCGGTGTGGCAAGGGGATGGTGCTCGACGACGACGACGAGGACACCTGGTCCGCGGGGTCCTTCTTCACCAACCCGGTGATACGCGAGGACGAACTCCCCACGGTGCGGTCCCGGGTGGCCGCCCGTCTCGGGTCCGCGCCGGCGGAGCAGATGCCCGCCTTCTCCACGCCCGGCGGGATCAAGCTCTCCGCGGGCTGGCTCATAGAGCGGGCCGGTTTCGGCAAGGGACACCCCTCGTCGTCGTCCCCTGCCCGCCTGTCCACCAAGCACACGCTCGCGCTGACCAACAGGGGCGCGGCGACCTCCGACGACATCATCGCGCTGGCGCGCGAGGTGCGCGACGGCGTGCGGGAGGCGTTCGGCGTGGAGCTGCACCCCGAACCCGTGTGGGTGGGCTGCCACATCTGA
- a CDS encoding ATP-binding cassette domain-containing protein, translated as MSSLVLSDVAYAFPDDTPLFDGFDLNLGPGLTSLVGRNGAGKSTLLRLIVGELRPSRGSVSIGGEPPRPPAVAYLPQLLADAPAERTLADELGVGGKLAALERIEAGEGDDDDFARLADDWSIAERTGALLAELGLPTDLGRSVLDLSGGERTLAALAGRLIGQPRVLLLDEPTNNLDSRARARLFASIDRFVAGGQRIALVVSHDLGLLERAGTTVEMRAGRCRVFGGSYSHYREVIESEQAAALQSLTGARNDLRAQKRDKVEAQVVLARRERYGRKMEANKREPKIVMGMRKRQAQESAARYRATHAKGVEQAQERMREADAAVRREELLRVDLPDPGLPAGRVVLDADDPVAGRIHLVGPARVRLAGPNGSGKTTLLRRLFGAGVAGPGSRGTGRDDDDNAALVPWALLPQDLRVEHPGWSVVDAIRAVRPEASAEEAHAHAARLLFIGDAGVRGLGELSGGERLRAALAARLFARPVPQLLVLDEPTNNLDLEGVQVLTEALAQWRGALLLVSHDDGFCDRVGVDDVITLR; from the coding sequence ATGTCATCCCTCGTCCTGTCGGACGTCGCGTACGCGTTTCCCGACGACACCCCGCTCTTCGACGGCTTCGACCTGAACCTCGGTCCCGGCCTCACCTCACTCGTCGGCCGCAACGGCGCAGGCAAGAGCACTCTGCTGCGGCTCATCGTCGGCGAGCTGCGCCCGTCGCGCGGGTCGGTCAGCATCGGCGGCGAGCCCCCGCGGCCGCCCGCCGTCGCCTACCTCCCACAGTTGCTCGCCGACGCGCCCGCGGAGCGCACCCTCGCCGACGAGCTCGGCGTGGGCGGGAAGCTGGCGGCGTTGGAGCGGATCGAGGCGGGGGAGGGCGACGACGACGACTTCGCCCGCCTCGCCGACGACTGGTCGATCGCCGAGCGGACGGGCGCGCTGCTCGCCGAGTTGGGCTTACCGACGGACCTGGGCAGATCAGTGCTCGACCTGTCCGGCGGGGAACGCACGCTCGCCGCGCTGGCGGGACGGCTTATCGGGCAGCCGCGGGTGCTCCTCCTCGACGAGCCCACCAACAACCTGGACTCGCGGGCGCGGGCGCGACTGTTCGCGTCGATCGACCGGTTCGTCGCCGGCGGGCAGCGCATCGCGCTCGTGGTCAGCCACGACCTTGGCCTGCTCGAGCGGGCCGGGACGACCGTCGAGATGCGGGCCGGCAGGTGTCGCGTGTTCGGCGGGTCGTACTCGCACTATCGCGAGGTGATCGAGTCCGAACAGGCCGCCGCGCTGCAGAGTCTGACCGGGGCCCGCAACGACCTGCGCGCACAGAAGCGGGACAAGGTCGAGGCGCAGGTGGTGCTGGCGCGGCGCGAGCGGTACGGCCGGAAGATGGAGGCGAACAAGCGCGAGCCGAAGATCGTCATGGGGATGCGCAAGCGGCAGGCCCAGGAGTCGGCGGCGCGCTACCGGGCCACGCACGCGAAGGGCGTGGAGCAGGCGCAGGAGCGGATGCGCGAGGCCGACGCCGCGGTGCGTCGTGAGGAGCTGTTGCGGGTCGACCTGCCCGATCCCGGGTTGCCCGCGGGGCGGGTCGTGCTGGACGCGGACGATCCCGTCGCCGGCCGGATCCATCTCGTCGGCCCGGCGCGCGTGCGGCTGGCCGGCCCGAACGGCAGCGGCAAGACCACGCTGCTGCGGCGCCTGTTCGGTGCGGGCGTCGCGGGGCCGGGGTCGCGCGGAACCGGCCGGGACGACGACGACAACGCCGCCCTCGTCCCCTGGGCCCTGCTGCCGCAGGATCTTCGCGTCGAGCATCCGGGGTGGTCGGTCGTCGACGCGATCCGTGCGGTCCGCCCCGAGGCGTCGGCGGAGGAGGCGCATGCCCACGCGGCGCGGCTGCTGTTCATCGGCGACGCGGGTGTGCGCGGGCTCGGGGAGCTCTCCGGCGGCGAGCGCCTTCGTGCGGCGCTCGCGGCGAGGTTGTTCGCGAGGCCGGTCCCGCAGCTGCTGGTGCTGGACGAGCCGACCAACAACCTCGACCTGGAGGGGGTGCAGGTGCTGACCGAGGCCCTCGCGCAGTGGCGGGGTGCGCTGCTGCTGGTGAGCCATGACGACGGCTTCTGCGACCGCGTGGGGGTGGACGACGTGATCACCCTGCGCTGA
- the yidC gene encoding membrane protein insertase YidC: MDLFAYPVSLVMKFWHWALGFVVDPDSGVAWVGSVLLLVVTVRLLLLRSMWRQQYSMRKMAQLAPKMKELQNKYKDRKSPEDRQEQAKEMQALYADAGVNPLAGCLPLLVQIPVFLGLYYVLLNFSPPGKSIEEASQMTNGAFGPEQVSSFLNAEMFGVPLASYIRMPQEVMDSLHPGLVREDILMLAVPLFVLAGIATFINMWNSFRRQKAAKAAEQAALARVDAEERAGGPVVEGEVLEVDGEKPAAPTPATTGGAAASGAKPGDKPQDFQSMAEQMTESMNQSMKIMMYLFPFFPIVGAYFFNFPIAIGLYWLTNNIWTAVQSHIFMEKLEKELPMSSREGLPPSAFM, translated from the coding sequence GTGGACCTGTTCGCGTATCCGGTGTCACTCGTCATGAAGTTCTGGCACTGGGCGCTGGGCTTCGTGGTGGACCCCGACTCGGGCGTCGCCTGGGTGGGCTCCGTGCTCCTGCTGGTGGTGACCGTGCGCCTGCTGCTCCTGCGGTCCATGTGGCGCCAGCAGTACTCCATGCGCAAGATGGCGCAGCTCGCTCCCAAGATGAAGGAGCTGCAGAACAAGTACAAGGACCGCAAATCCCCCGAGGACCGCCAGGAGCAGGCCAAGGAGATGCAGGCCCTGTACGCCGACGCCGGGGTGAACCCCCTGGCCGGCTGCCTGCCGCTGCTCGTGCAGATCCCCGTGTTCCTGGGCCTGTACTACGTGCTGCTCAACTTCTCGCCTCCCGGAAAGTCCATCGAAGAGGCCTCACAGATGACCAACGGGGCGTTCGGCCCCGAGCAGGTGTCGTCGTTCCTCAACGCCGAGATGTTCGGCGTGCCGCTGGCGTCCTACATCCGCATGCCTCAGGAGGTCATGGACTCCCTGCACCCGGGGCTGGTGCGCGAGGACATTCTCATGCTGGCCGTGCCGCTGTTCGTGCTGGCCGGCATCGCCACGTTCATCAACATGTGGAACTCCTTCCGCCGGCAGAAGGCCGCGAAGGCCGCCGAGCAGGCCGCGCTGGCCCGCGTGGACGCCGAGGAGCGCGCCGGCGGCCCGGTCGTCGAGGGCGAGGTGCTCGAGGTCGATGGCGAGAAGCCCGCCGCCCCCACCCCCGCCACCACGGGTGGCGCGGCCGCGTCGGGTGCGAAGCCGGGCGACAAGCCCCAGGACTTCCAGTCCATGGCCGAGCAGATGACCGAGTCGATGAACCAGTCGATGAAGATCATGATGTACCTGTTCCCGTTCTTCCCGATCGTGGGCGCGTACTTCTTCAACTTCCCCATCGCGATCGGCCTGTACTGGCTCACCAACAACATCTGGACCGCCGTGCAGTCGCACATCTTCATGGAGAAGCTGGAGAAGGAGCTGCCCATGAGCAGCCGCGAGGGCCTTCCCCCCAGCGCCTTCATGTAG
- a CDS encoding DUF2505 domain-containing protein: protein MATRFSHNARIDAPIETVYSAYGSEEYWRERLLAVGTDKDSLDDFASSADSIRVTITQHIPEEDIPDSARRFLPGELTIVRTSTYSGFDGRTFTGSARAEAAGGLGLISGDATAVDRDGAAEESVSGQVKVSVPLLGGTLEKMVISHLDRLFEAEYRHLNRWAAAR from the coding sequence ATGGCGACCCGCTTCTCCCACAACGCCCGCATCGACGCCCCCATCGAGACCGTGTACTCGGCCTACGGCAGCGAGGAGTACTGGCGCGAGCGACTCCTGGCGGTGGGGACCGACAAGGACAGCCTCGACGACTTCGCCTCCTCCGCCGACAGCATCCGCGTGACCATCACGCAGCACATCCCGGAAGAGGACATCCCCGACTCGGCCCGCAGGTTCCTGCCGGGCGAGCTGACCATCGTGCGCACCAGCACCTACTCGGGCTTCGACGGTCGGACGTTCACCGGGTCCGCGCGCGCCGAGGCGGCGGGCGGGCTCGGGCTCATCAGCGGCGACGCGACCGCCGTGGACCGGGACGGCGCCGCGGAGGAGTCGGTGTCCGGGCAGGTCAAGGTGTCGGTGCCGCTGCTCGGCGGCACGCTCGAGAAGATGGTGATCTCGCACCTGGACCGGCTGTTCGAGGCCGAGTACCGACACCTCAACCGCTGGGCCGCCGCCCGCTGA
- a CDS encoding DUF2993 domain-containing protein, translating into MQPPRDTQRLPAFDQPGVQNAPTEQFAARPADAGAPPPGGGGPAGARGGSRTGRRIVIGAVLLIVLVVAGAVGLEFGMRGAIKDNLREEITTTLGSTPEVELGPQPVLLSYVTGTLGTIRITTDGAPAEGATGPVPAIDITAEGVRSEGETSRIDSLTGTAFVSDETMAAAAQSEGAGGAGDSLLGGLIQVQDIVSDPAAGTLRVSISGLAEAVVTPRLIDGNLEMDPQQASVLGFQLPSEILGGTVSMMDSALADLPEGIELTGVRVVDGGMTVDLAGRDVVLESTR; encoded by the coding sequence ATGCAGCCGCCGAGAGACACCCAGCGACTTCCCGCCTTCGATCAGCCGGGCGTGCAGAACGCTCCCACCGAGCAGTTCGCCGCCCGGCCCGCCGACGCGGGCGCTCCCCCTCCGGGCGGGGGCGGGCCGGCCGGTGCCCGGGGCGGGAGTCGGACGGGCCGCCGGATCGTCATCGGCGCCGTGCTGCTCATCGTGCTGGTGGTGGCCGGCGCCGTGGGCCTGGAGTTCGGGATGCGCGGCGCCATCAAGGACAACCTCCGCGAGGAGATCACCACCACGCTCGGCTCCACGCCCGAGGTGGAGCTGGGACCCCAGCCGGTCCTGCTGTCGTACGTCACCGGCACGCTCGGCACGATCCGCATCACCACCGACGGGGCGCCCGCCGAGGGCGCGACCGGCCCGGTCCCGGCGATCGACATCACCGCCGAGGGCGTGCGGTCCGAGGGTGAGACCTCGCGCATCGACTCGCTCACCGGCACCGCGTTCGTGTCCGACGAGACCATGGCCGCGGCCGCGCAGTCCGAGGGCGCGGGCGGCGCCGGCGACAGCCTGCTGGGCGGGCTGATCCAGGTGCAGGACATCGTCTCCGACCCCGCCGCCGGCACCCTGCGCGTGTCGATCAGCGGGCTCGCCGAGGCGGTGGTGACCCCGCGACTCATCGACGGAAACCTCGAGATGGATCCTCAGCAGGCCTCGGTCCTCGGGTTCCAGCTGCCCTCGGAGATCCTGGGCGGAACCGTCTCGATGATGGACTCCGCGCTGGCCGACCTGCCCGAGGGGATCGAGCTCACCGGCGTCCGCGTGGTCGACGGCGGGATGACCGTGGACCTGGCCGGCCGCGACGTCGTGCTGGAGTCGACCCGCTAG
- a CDS encoding ferritin yields MARNKNTFVDLLTAQVGHEFAASQQYIAIAVWADAQDLPQLAGRFYSHSLGERNHAMMMVQYMLDRDIPVTIPSVPAPEARFSGPADALRLALEQEKQVTRQIEDMFQAARAESDPLGEQFMLWFLREQVEEVANMNTLVTIAERAADDWFRIEEYLARENDSSTNTGTPPSVAGGAV; encoded by the coding sequence ATGGCCAGGAACAAGAACACCTTCGTCGATCTCCTCACCGCTCAGGTCGGTCACGAGTTCGCCGCCAGCCAGCAGTACATCGCGATCGCAGTGTGGGCGGACGCGCAGGACCTGCCGCAGCTCGCCGGGCGCTTCTACTCGCACAGCCTCGGCGAGCGGAATCACGCGATGATGATGGTCCAGTACATGCTCGACCGCGATATCCCCGTCACGATCCCCTCCGTCCCCGCCCCTGAGGCCCGGTTCAGCGGCCCCGCCGACGCGCTGCGCCTCGCGCTCGAGCAGGAGAAGCAGGTGACGCGGCAGATCGAGGACATGTTCCAGGCCGCCCGCGCCGAGTCCGACCCGCTCGGCGAGCAGTTCATGCTGTGGTTCCTGCGCGAGCAGGTCGAGGAGGTCGCCAACATGAACACGCTGGTCACGATCGCCGAGCGTGCGGCCGACGACTGGTTCCGCATCGAGGAGTACCTCGCCCGCGAGAACGACTCCTCCACGAACACCGGCACCCCGCCGTCGGTGGCCGGCGGCGCCGTCTGA
- a CDS encoding cation:proton antiporter yields the protein MVTDAIAWLFLIAALIIFLSSAIGIFRVHSPYELLTIVTLVATAGLACAILSAIFFQPSPANILKGLAALVLQLITTSVGSSVAGRALHLRDSPVRTASEQREMGPGADPVEDF from the coding sequence ATGGTGACCGACGCGATCGCGTGGCTCTTCCTGATCGCCGCGCTGATCATCTTCCTGTCCTCCGCGATCGGGATCTTCCGGGTGCACTCGCCGTACGAACTCCTCACGATCGTGACGTTGGTGGCCACGGCGGGGCTGGCCTGCGCCATTCTCTCGGCGATCTTCTTCCAGCCCAGCCCGGCCAACATCCTCAAAGGCCTCGCGGCCCTCGTCCTGCAACTCATCACGACGAGTGTGGGCAGCTCTGTCGCGGGGCGCGCTCTGCACCTGCGGGACAGCCCGGTGCGGACGGCGTCGGAGCAGCGGGAGATGGGACCCGGGGCCGATCCGGTCGAGGACTTCTGA
- a CDS encoding metallophosphoesterase family protein, with protein sequence MRLLIISDTHVPTRARDLPARVWDEVDAADVVIHAGDWMDVALLDALEERSARLIACWGNNDGPELRERLPEVARATLDGVRLAVTHEAGASAGRDRRMAKAFPDTDVLVFGHSHIPWDTTAPRVSGKGSSGEGASGEGGLRLLNPGSPTDRRRQPHHTYMTATIAEGALGDVELHTL encoded by the coding sequence ATGCGCCTGCTCATCATCTCCGACACCCACGTCCCCACCCGCGCCCGCGACCTGCCGGCCCGCGTGTGGGACGAGGTCGACGCCGCGGACGTGGTGATCCACGCCGGCGACTGGATGGACGTCGCCCTCCTCGACGCACTCGAGGAACGCTCCGCGCGGCTCATCGCCTGCTGGGGCAACAACGACGGCCCCGAGCTGCGCGAGCGCCTGCCCGAGGTGGCCCGCGCGACGCTCGACGGCGTGCGCCTGGCCGTCACCCACGAGGCCGGCGCCTCCGCGGGACGGGACAGGCGCATGGCCAAGGCCTTCCCCGACACCGACGTCCTGGTCTTCGGGCACTCGCACATCCCGTGGGACACCACCGCGCCGCGTGTGTCCGGAAAGGGTTCGTCCGGTGAGGGCGCGTCCGGCGAGGGCGGTTTGCGGCTGCTCAACCCGGGCTCGCCCACCGACCGCCGGCGCCAGCCGCACCACACGTACATGACCGCCACCATCGCCGAGGGCGCGCTGGGCGACGTCGAGTTGCACACGCTGTAG